One window of the Candidatus Sysuiplasma acidicola genome contains the following:
- a CDS encoding METTL5 family protein, whose product MLKQPDRPNASLEQYHTETDTASAILFDAAMRHDIEGKSVADLGCGAGVFAIGAMMLGASSATGVDIDERSIEIAQSNARMLLDSDISERITFITSDVLKFSGRFDTVFQNPPFGSQSRNADVPFIKKALSIADTVYTIHLAETEEFIRDTIKRFGGKVVVTRLFTYSMSRTFDFHEMDSREFSLILYKAVKDDNVEVR is encoded by the coding sequence ATGTTAAAGCAGCCCGACAGGCCAAACGCCTCACTGGAGCAGTATCACACTGAAACTGATACTGCATCGGCCATCCTGTTCGACGCAGCCATGAGGCATGACATCGAGGGAAAAAGTGTGGCGGATCTCGGCTGCGGAGCGGGTGTCTTTGCCATAGGGGCGATGATGCTCGGCGCCTCGAGCGCAACTGGTGTCGATATTGACGAGAGGTCGATAGAGATTGCACAGTCCAACGCCAGGATGCTCCTTGACAGCGACATCTCGGAGAGGATCACATTCATCACATCGGACGTACTGAAGTTTTCAGGCAGATTCGATACTGTATTTCAGAATCCGCCCTTCGGTTCCCAGTCCCGAAACGCGGATGTCCCCTTCATCAAGAAGGCACTCAGCATAGCTGATACCGTTTATACGATACACCTTGCGGAAACTGAGGAGTTCATAAGGGACACGATTAAACGCTTCGGGGGAAAAGTGGTGGTTACACGCTTGTTCACATACTCGATGTCGCGAACGTTCGATTTTCATGAAATGGATAGCAGGGAATTCAGTCTAATTCTTTATAAGGCAGTGAAAGATGACAATGTCGAAGTGAGATGA
- a CDS encoding exosome complex RNA-binding protein Csl4, producing the protein MPGDVVAIAEEYSPGAGTYEADGKIVASEAGELILDSKAHTVMVQPINPVAEPKKKDRVLAVISDVRSSMAICEILRIEGVNRAVTGDRDSTLHVSTISSQYVESVGQAVRVGDVIRAEVIQSTPSVQLSTVNNHMGVVAAHCSRCRSMLILKDRSLYCEECERFEKRKIADDYGAALVD; encoded by the coding sequence ATACCGGGTGACGTAGTAGCGATCGCCGAAGAATACTCGCCCGGAGCGGGAACATACGAGGCGGACGGAAAAATTGTGGCGTCGGAAGCCGGAGAGCTGATACTGGACAGCAAGGCACACACCGTTATGGTGCAGCCCATTAACCCTGTCGCGGAGCCGAAGAAGAAGGATCGCGTTCTGGCTGTCATATCCGATGTACGGAGCTCGATGGCCATATGCGAAATACTCCGCATAGAGGGAGTAAACAGGGCAGTTACCGGGGACAGGGATTCCACCCTTCATGTTTCCACAATTTCATCGCAGTATGTGGAGTCGGTAGGGCAGGCCGTCAGGGTCGGGGACGTGATAAGGGCGGAAGTGATTCAGAGCACACCGTCCGTGCAGCTGAGCACGGTGAACAACCACATGGGCGTTGTGGCAGCACACTGCAGCCGGTGCCGCTCTATGCTCATTTTGAAGGATCGTTCGCTCTACTGCGAAGAGTGCGAAAGATTTGAAAAGCGCAAGATTGCCGATGACTATGGTGCTGCGCTTGTGGACTGA
- a CDS encoding PLP-dependent transferase, protein MLPSDILSLVDKHDEWRGQKCINLQPSENILSPSVRRILSSDMAGRYTLRSNEHINNNGASNSYGGTRYMDEVEQRGEECAAAMFGGRVSLKPLSGHIASLLMFASVIRPGDGVMAVSSKDGGYDGYGPGYITELFSANFTEIPFDRSSWNIKTEETAALIKKKRPKLVILGQSFILFPYDVSAVRDACRDSGALLAYDASHVLGLIAGGRFQQPLKEGCDIMIGSTHKSFPGPQGGIFATTDDDVWKSFVRNTTWRIIDNAHWNRIAALAQALEEMRKHGRNYASRIQRNSKSLGKHLSAGRLTCLFGEHGYSMSHQLYVDPASVASMGMSFGGVSEKLESNDIIVDTTGRLGTSEVSRLGMGDREMRTIAGLINDALAGKNVKGKSHMLRRGFKLHYV, encoded by the coding sequence ATGCTGCCATCTGACATTTTATCCCTGGTGGACAAACATGACGAATGGCGGGGCCAGAAATGCATTAACCTCCAGCCCTCTGAAAATATATTGAGCCCATCGGTCAGACGGATTCTGTCTTCCGACATGGCTGGAAGATATACGCTGAGAAGCAATGAGCACATAAACAACAACGGTGCCTCGAACAGCTACGGCGGCACACGATATATGGATGAGGTGGAACAGAGAGGCGAGGAATGTGCCGCGGCCATGTTTGGAGGACGCGTTTCGCTCAAGCCTTTGTCCGGGCATATAGCATCCCTGCTGATGTTCGCGAGCGTCATCCGTCCCGGGGACGGCGTGATGGCTGTTTCCTCAAAGGACGGAGGATACGACGGATACGGACCCGGCTACATCACAGAGCTCTTTTCCGCGAATTTCACCGAGATACCTTTTGACAGGAGCTCATGGAACATAAAGACTGAAGAAACAGCGGCGTTGATTAAAAAGAAAAGGCCGAAACTTGTCATACTCGGACAGAGCTTCATACTCTTCCCTTATGATGTCAGTGCGGTGAGAGATGCCTGCAGGGATTCAGGCGCCCTGCTTGCCTATGACGCGTCACATGTCCTTGGACTGATTGCGGGCGGCAGATTCCAGCAGCCGTTGAAAGAGGGGTGCGACATAATGATAGGGAGCACACACAAGAGTTTTCCCGGCCCGCAAGGCGGCATCTTTGCAACGACGGACGACGACGTGTGGAAGTCCTTTGTCAGGAACACCACCTGGAGGATCATTGACAATGCGCACTGGAACAGAATTGCTGCGCTCGCACAGGCACTTGAGGAAATGAGAAAGCACGGACGCAACTACGCTTCCCGCATACAGAGAAACTCGAAAAGCCTTGGCAAACACCTTTCTGCAGGCAGGCTGACATGCCTGTTCGGGGAGCATGGCTATTCGATGTCTCATCAGCTGTATGTGGATCCGGCATCTGTCGCCTCGATGGGCATGAGTTTCGGAGGCGTGAGCGAAAAGCTCGAAAGCAACGACATCATTGTTGACACTACGGGAAGACTGGGCACATCCGAAGTATCCAGACTGGGCATGGGCGACAGGGAAATGAGGACAATTGCAGGCCTCATTAACGATGCGCTGGCCGGAAAGAATGTGAAAGGGAAGTCACATATGCTCAGAAGAGGCTTCAAGTTACATTATGTATGA
- a CDS encoding alkaline phosphatase family protein: protein MNTWKGIETAYALHFGRTLVSALAAVILCLPVVLVPVAFSHAVTSGTRTPVKHVIIITMENHSFDNIFGNYPLGGTSTFSNLTSQLSVPVNLIGSNLSGSLTPVPPGTYSTADPVEGYSAYHLDWNHGRMNGFAANSGKQSMTYFTASQMAIEWVLAEEYAIGDMYFASALTATMPNRLFGIAGYSPVLNDYGPPPYIPFSQSIFSELNSYGVSWSYYVANPSLGTIILDYFYGVHRYASDIRSWSSFFSELQSGTLPAVSYFMPIGLGVSGYSQHPSDSMLAGELWLLYTVGKIMNSPEWNSTAIFINYDEGGGYYDNVPPPTVGGQQLGFRVPLILISPYAKENYISSTPMNHASILAFIDYNWGMPALNAFVSQSDLPVDMFTFGIPGARARPPLNLNFSGIVMPSSISFPLTSVGASPISGIFPAPLQIPLGNLNYSRTGSSAVNLAQMHTGLYVSANYPYTPYYESIEFVGAFMVVLSALAVVVLYRIRIPGRRH, encoded by the coding sequence TTGAACACATGGAAGGGAATTGAAACGGCATATGCGCTGCACTTCGGCCGCACGCTGGTATCCGCACTCGCAGCAGTGATTCTCTGCCTGCCTGTTGTGCTGGTTCCAGTCGCTTTTTCGCACGCCGTTACCTCCGGTACAAGGACGCCGGTGAAGCACGTCATAATCATAACAATGGAAAACCACAGTTTCGATAACATATTCGGGAATTATCCGTTAGGCGGAACATCCACATTCTCCAACCTGACGTCGCAGCTGAGCGTGCCTGTCAACCTTATTGGTTCCAATCTGTCCGGCAGTCTCACACCAGTGCCGCCGGGCACCTACTCCACGGCGGACCCCGTAGAGGGATATTCTGCCTACCATCTCGACTGGAATCACGGCAGGATGAACGGCTTCGCGGCCAACTCTGGAAAACAGTCCATGACCTATTTCACGGCGTCACAAATGGCAATCGAATGGGTTCTGGCCGAGGAATATGCAATCGGCGACATGTACTTTGCAAGCGCGCTGACAGCAACGATGCCCAACCGGCTGTTCGGTATTGCCGGCTATTCGCCAGTGCTGAATGATTACGGTCCTCCACCGTACATACCGTTTTCCCAGTCAATATTCTCCGAACTGAACAGTTACGGTGTTTCTTGGTCTTATTACGTGGCAAATCCGTCGCTCGGCACCATTATCCTTGATTATTTCTACGGAGTTCATCGTTATGCATCTGACATCAGAAGCTGGTCCTCGTTCTTCTCCGAACTGCAGAGCGGGACACTTCCGGCAGTCTCCTACTTTATGCCCATAGGACTCGGGGTCAGCGGGTACAGTCAGCACCCTTCAGACAGCATGCTTGCCGGCGAACTGTGGCTACTCTACACTGTCGGGAAGATAATGAATAGTCCCGAATGGAATTCAACCGCTATTTTCATCAACTATGACGAGGGCGGCGGATACTACGACAATGTTCCTCCCCCAACGGTCGGCGGTCAGCAGCTCGGTTTCAGGGTGCCGCTGATACTCATTTCCCCTTATGCCAAGGAAAACTACATTTCCAGCACTCCGATGAATCACGCCTCCATACTCGCATTCATCGATTATAACTGGGGGATGCCGGCACTCAATGCATTCGTTTCGCAGTCCGATCTGCCGGTAGATATGTTCACATTCGGAATTCCCGGCGCTCGCGCACGACCGCCACTTAACCTGAATTTCAGCGGCATAGTGATGCCCTCTTCCATCAGTTTCCCCCTTACATCCGTCGGAGCTTCGCCGATATCAGGCATATTTCCGGCTCCGCTGCAAATCCCGCTCGGCAACCTGAATTACAGCCGCACCGGCAGTTCGGCCGTAAACCTTGCCCAGATGCACACCGGTCTTTATGTTTCTGCCAATTACCCCTATACGCCATATTACGAATCAATCGAGTTTGTCGGCGCGTTCATGGTAGTGCTCAGCGCGCTTGCCGTTGTTGTGCTATATCGAATTCGAATTCCCGGCCGCAGGCACTGA
- the ribB gene encoding 3,4-dihydroxy-2-butanone-4-phosphate synthase: MIEQHVKGNFADAIDALASGRIVLLHDSSSRENEIDMIAASQFCTPDMIALMREKAGGLICSAIGNDVASVLQLPFMHDIIDFAKTRYPRFSSIIDREMPYGGKPAFSLSLNHRSVFTGVTDKDRSLTVSTLGSIAMMVKNGEQVAADAFYSEFKTPGHVPLLIEAEESLTQRRGHTELSIHLARLAGLAPATVVCEMQDSNTHGALSVGDAVKFADRFGVPFVDGDSIH; this comes from the coding sequence ATGATAGAACAGCATGTGAAAGGAAATTTTGCTGACGCGATCGATGCGCTGGCATCGGGCCGCATCGTGCTGCTGCACGACTCCAGCTCGCGCGAAAATGAGATTGACATGATTGCCGCGTCGCAGTTCTGCACTCCTGATATGATTGCCCTGATGAGAGAGAAGGCCGGAGGACTCATATGCTCGGCGATAGGCAATGATGTTGCCTCGGTTCTCCAGCTGCCGTTCATGCACGACATAATTGATTTTGCAAAAACCAGGTATCCGCGTTTTTCCTCGATAATCGACAGGGAAATGCCGTACGGCGGTAAGCCAGCGTTTTCGCTGTCGCTCAACCACAGATCTGTCTTTACCGGCGTAACCGATAAGGACAGGAGTCTCACTGTCTCGACGCTGGGGAGCATTGCGATGATGGTCAAGAACGGCGAACAGGTTGCCGCAGACGCGTTCTATTCTGAGTTCAAGACACCTGGCCACGTGCCTCTGCTTATTGAGGCTGAAGAGTCGCTCACGCAGCGCAGGGGGCATACAGAACTCTCCATACATCTTGCAAGACTCGCCGGACTGGCGCCGGCCACGGTCGTATGCGAAATGCAGGATTCAAACACGCACGGTGCTCTGAGCGTCGGAGATGCGGTCAAATTTGCTGACCGCTTTGGTGTCCCGTTTGTTGATGGCGATTCCATCCATTGA
- the ribH gene encoding 6,7-dimethyl-8-ribityllumazine synthase, with protein sequence MRHRRWRIAIVCSEFNGEITSRMLDEAMKQSLNEGADVVNVCKVPGAFDMPLFIDRFLSMNDVDAVVTLGAIVKGDTDHDDVIARVLASAITELSLKYGKPVALGVSGPGMTWEQAERRAEEYGRRAVTAAVSMAETLRKLSDRSGKRSRRAR encoded by the coding sequence ATGCGACATAGACGATGGAGGATAGCCATCGTATGCTCTGAATTCAACGGTGAGATAACATCCAGGATGCTCGATGAGGCAATGAAGCAGAGCCTGAATGAGGGAGCGGATGTTGTGAATGTCTGCAAGGTTCCTGGTGCGTTTGACATGCCCCTGTTCATAGACAGGTTTCTGTCAATGAACGATGTCGATGCGGTTGTGACGCTCGGAGCCATCGTAAAAGGCGACACGGACCACGATGATGTCATAGCCAGAGTTCTGGCATCAGCCATCACTGAACTTTCGCTGAAATACGGGAAGCCTGTGGCCCTCGGTGTTTCGGGGCCCGGCATGACGTGGGAACAGGCAGAGAGAAGAGCAGAGGAATACGGCCGGAGAGCTGTGACCGCCGCCGTCTCAATGGCCGAAACCCTTAGAAAGCTGAGTGACCGGAGTGGAAAGAGGAGCCGCAGAGCCAGATGA
- a CDS encoding amidohydrolase family protein, with amino-acid sequence MNARAHGGNDLFIKDAAMLLGPELEFQPSTNISIVGGKISEIGAARRKGGQAVVTGKGLLVMPGLVNAHIHLNDAPLKDAGGGRSLEELIHPVTGLKKTGLSALGMEERVKRMSAAIDEMVRGGITGALDFHEEDISIIERLREVNSNAEILVILGRPRRYFSPEEILSNRGFDKDETDAFVRERQKFDGTCLSGANEYSNRAMEQIGEVRKGLTGIHAAESSATLERSLRMTGETEVERIAANLKPDFLVHMTSATESDIDIAAKSRYGIVCCPRSNAMFGVGTPPIPRLIESGFSIALGSDNIMVNSPDMFREMDFAARIARSSALDPLAVQAKEALRMATVNGEGLIARSAGMGIVEGAKADLALMSMGSTRLSGTHDIHSALVHRAGPGDVLGTVKSGRLLFRRRELSLEK; translated from the coding sequence ATGAATGCCAGAGCACACGGCGGCAATGACCTGTTCATAAAAGATGCAGCCATGCTGCTCGGCCCTGAACTGGAGTTTCAGCCGTCGACGAATATTTCGATAGTCGGCGGAAAGATAAGTGAGATCGGGGCAGCACGCAGGAAAGGCGGACAGGCCGTAGTGACAGGAAAAGGATTGCTCGTCATGCCCGGTCTTGTGAACGCACACATACATCTGAATGATGCACCGTTGAAAGATGCAGGTGGGGGGAGGAGTCTGGAAGAACTCATTCATCCCGTGACCGGACTGAAAAAGACCGGTCTGAGCGCTCTGGGCATGGAGGAAAGAGTCAAAAGGATGTCGGCGGCGATAGACGAAATGGTCAGAGGAGGAATAACCGGTGCCCTGGATTTCCATGAAGAGGACATCTCCATAATCGAACGTCTGAGGGAGGTCAACAGCAATGCGGAAATACTGGTCATCCTCGGCAGACCGCGGAGGTATTTCAGCCCGGAGGAAATATTGTCAAACAGGGGGTTCGACAAAGACGAGACAGACGCGTTCGTCAGGGAGCGGCAGAAATTTGATGGCACATGTCTGAGCGGAGCCAATGAATACAGCAACAGGGCAATGGAACAGATTGGCGAAGTCAGGAAGGGGCTCACCGGTATTCATGCGGCCGAGAGCTCTGCCACACTGGAGCGTTCGCTGAGGATGACAGGTGAAACGGAGGTGGAGCGCATAGCAGCCAATCTCAAACCCGATTTTCTTGTGCACATGACCAGCGCGACGGAGAGCGACATAGACATAGCCGCAAAATCGCGATATGGCATAGTGTGCTGTCCGCGGTCGAACGCAATGTTTGGCGTTGGAACACCGCCTATTCCCCGGCTCATTGAATCGGGATTCAGCATAGCGCTCGGGAGCGACAATATCATGGTCAACTCACCAGACATGTTCAGGGAGATGGATTTTGCAGCGAGGATCGCGAGAAGTTCGGCACTGGACCCTCTCGCCGTCCAGGCGAAGGAGGCGTTGAGAATGGCAACAGTGAACGGGGAAGGGCTGATAGCCCGGAGCGCGGGCATGGGTATAGTTGAAGGGGCGAAGGCAGATCTTGCGCTGATGAGCATGGGCAGCACCAGGCTGTCCGGCACGCATGACATTCATTCCGCACTGGTTCACAGGGCAGGACCCGGAGATGTTCTGGGTACTGTGAAGTCGGGCAGGCTGCTGTTCAGGAGAAGGGAACTGAGTCTGGAGAAGTAA
- a CDS encoding riboflavin synthase: protein MFTGIVEGKASVVRAELENGNMRLSVRLGNKSRATRRGESISINGACLTVSAVGRGIVSFDVVDETLRRTNLKFLEKGSHVNYERSMKSSDLIGGHLVTGHIDGTGTVRNVLPEGGSIRMDIAVPSHIGEMISEKGFVAVDGVSLTPARVTDRGFTVYLIPETRRLTVFALRKKGDSVNVEVDLFAKYIKKFVEARDAGRVKKTD from the coding sequence ATGTTCACTGGCATAGTGGAGGGAAAGGCGAGCGTCGTCCGGGCAGAGCTTGAGAACGGAAACATGCGGCTGTCGGTGAGACTCGGAAACAAATCACGTGCAACGAGGAGGGGGGAAAGCATCTCAATAAACGGTGCTTGTCTCACCGTTTCGGCCGTAGGCAGAGGCATTGTATCGTTCGATGTTGTCGACGAAACACTGCGACGCACAAACCTGAAGTTCCTTGAAAAGGGCTCACATGTCAACTATGAAAGAAGCATGAAGAGCAGCGACCTGATTGGCGGGCACCTTGTGACCGGTCACATCGACGGTACCGGCACCGTGAGAAATGTGTTGCCGGAGGGCGGCTCGATACGGATGGATATTGCTGTGCCGTCACACATCGGTGAAATGATTTCGGAGAAGGGATTCGTCGCCGTCGACGGTGTCAGCCTCACACCTGCCAGGGTGACGGACAGAGGTTTCACCGTATATCTCATACCTGAGACGCGGCGTCTTACGGTGTTCGCATTACGGAAAAAAGGAGACTCAGTAAATGTTGAAGTTGATTTATTTGCAAAATATATCAAGAAATTCGTGGAAGCCCGCGATGCAGGAAGAGTAAAAAAGACTGATTGA
- a CDS encoding tetratricopeptide repeat protein, with product MAYDIEYGCRALITLIVCRETREKLTSKDFSSLPEKRQLEYINALIDVGWIKEQKNGKPDSDYVIYAFTDKGRKIFENPSELLNMSDVEQEHISLLRKLDSLRREDDVATMPQTLIALANSCIGLGRYDSALMYAVDLQKKAEEMNSNYFKGEAAFLLGKAENARGEQETSLKYYVEAVEIFGKVGEISREAESLRMAGGVLLKMGDYERSMMMFERSREKFFETRNMMGVAKAKINLGILCSIAKDYETAERYWLHALEFFEILEDKETVAKVLTNLGVMMVETEKYEGAIGYLRKSILLCREIKNKYSECVAALNFAYANAMIKNFEVAREAAESIKDALREGFDSYLLCYNDLILGIYNTARGPWADAEKKFLSAIRFATTLGNPALLAKCHEEYAKALTTRNENDRALAELNASKSVLNAIPSKELKKALSSGS from the coding sequence ATGGCCTACGACATAGAGTACGGATGCCGGGCGCTCATTACACTCATTGTTTGCAGAGAAACAAGGGAAAAGCTGACGAGCAAGGATTTTTCCAGCCTTCCTGAAAAGCGGCAACTTGAGTATATAAATGCGCTGATCGACGTGGGCTGGATAAAAGAGCAGAAGAACGGTAAACCGGATAGCGACTATGTCATATACGCCTTCACGGACAAGGGAAGAAAGATTTTTGAAAATCCTTCTGAGCTGCTCAACATGTCTGATGTTGAGCAGGAGCACATATCGCTTTTGAGAAAGCTTGATTCGCTAAGGCGGGAAGACGATGTGGCGACCATGCCGCAGACGCTGATCGCACTGGCAAATTCATGCATCGGACTGGGAAGGTACGACAGCGCGCTCATGTATGCTGTGGATTTGCAGAAGAAAGCAGAGGAAATGAACAGCAATTACTTCAAGGGCGAAGCAGCCTTCCTGCTCGGGAAAGCGGAGAATGCCAGGGGAGAGCAGGAGACATCACTGAAGTACTATGTCGAGGCCGTAGAGATTTTCGGAAAGGTTGGGGAAATTTCGCGGGAGGCGGAAAGCCTTCGGATGGCCGGCGGCGTACTGCTCAAGATGGGAGACTACGAAAGGTCAATGATGATGTTCGAACGAAGCAGAGAAAAGTTCTTCGAAACGAGGAACATGATGGGTGTGGCAAAAGCGAAGATAAATCTCGGCATCCTCTGCTCTATTGCCAAGGACTACGAAACCGCGGAAAGATACTGGCTTCATGCACTAGAGTTTTTCGAGATACTTGAAGACAAGGAGACTGTGGCCAAAGTGCTAACCAATCTAGGCGTTATGATGGTCGAGACTGAAAAGTATGAGGGGGCCATAGGCTATCTGAGGAAAAGCATACTCCTCTGCAGAGAAATAAAGAATAAGTATTCAGAGTGTGTGGCAGCATTAAATTTTGCATATGCCAATGCAATGATTAAAAATTTCGAGGTAGCCAGAGAGGCCGCAGAATCTATCAAGGATGCCCTCAGGGAGGGTTTCGATTCGTACCTGCTTTGCTACAACGATCTGATTCTCGGCATATATAACACAGCAAGGGGACCCTGGGCAGATGCAGAGAAAAAGTTTCTTTCTGCGATAAGATTCGCTACAACATTGGGCAACCCGGCGTTGTTGGCAAAGTGCCATGAAGAATATGCAAAGGCACTCACCACTCGAAATGAAAATGACAGAGCCCTAGCTGAGCTTAACGCATCCAAGTCCGTACTTAATGCGATACCCAGCAAGGAGCTTAAAAAAGCTTTATCTAGCGGGTCCTGA
- a CDS encoding DUF367 family protein gives MSEVSQVTTIYAFLAGQDDPKKCTAEKMVRFHIAKPVRRISAIPRDALVLDPTAPKAASREDRERIARYGIVVLDLSWNKLEEMPRSLQLTNRRALPYLVAANPVMWGRPMQLSSVESVAALLYIIGEKEESSQILSKFAWGHNFLDLNREPLDRYASAETSKEIVSIQWDYTAPGP, from the coding sequence ATATCGGAAGTATCACAGGTGACAACGATATATGCATTCCTTGCCGGACAGGACGATCCTAAAAAGTGTACCGCGGAGAAGATGGTGAGGTTCCACATTGCGAAACCTGTACGCAGAATATCAGCGATTCCCAGGGATGCATTGGTTCTGGATCCGACGGCACCAAAGGCTGCTTCCCGTGAAGACAGGGAGAGAATAGCAAGATACGGCATCGTTGTTCTTGATCTCTCGTGGAATAAGCTGGAAGAGATGCCACGTTCACTGCAGCTGACAAACAGAAGGGCTCTGCCTTATCTTGTCGCGGCCAACCCGGTGATGTGGGGAAGACCCATGCAGCTCAGCAGCGTGGAATCCGTTGCTGCGCTCCTCTACATAATAGGAGAGAAGGAGGAGTCGTCACAGATTCTGTCCAAATTCGCATGGGGGCACAATTTCCTTGATCTAAACAGAGAGCCTCTTGATCGATACGCTTCGGCGGAAACGAGTAAGGAGATCGTGTCGATTCAGTGGGATTACACTGCGCCTGGGCCATAG